A single Amia ocellicauda isolate fAmiCal2 chromosome 9, fAmiCal2.hap1, whole genome shotgun sequence DNA region contains:
- the LOC136758886 gene encoding cytochrome P450 2D3 isoform X4 — MIRGVQFAGRPQGLLINHFLEDKGVIIVNYGPSWKEQRRFALSTLRNFGLGKLSMEERILEETSHLSSYIEKSAGQSLDPQTLFHNAFSNVICAILFGSRYNYEDQSFQSLMHMISETTKINNGPWGMIYDTIPLIRSLPLPFQKAFENRDNVKAFLLTKVAEHKETRVPGQPRDLIDCYLNEIEKRGNDGSSFDEGFMAALLLDLFAAGTDTSSTTLRVGLLQLMVHPDVQARCHQEIDNFLGERKQVCYEDRHRMPYVQAVIHEVQRYGSIVPLSVFHATTQDTQLLGYSIPKGTTIIPNLSSVLYEEGQWKFPHDFNPSNFLNEEGEFVKPEAFVPFSLGPRMCLGEGLARMELFLFLVTLLRRFQFHWPQDGGKPDLTPHYGIVQGPKPYRLRVRLRVRQSA; from the exons GTGTGATTATAGTcaactatggtcccagctggaAGGAGCAGCGGCGGTTCGCTCTGAGCACTCTGAGGAACTTCGGCCTTGGAAAGCTGTCCATGGAGGAGAGGATCCTGGAGGAGACTTCACATCTCAGCTCATACATAGAGAAGAGTGCAG GACAGTCCTTGGACCCTCAAACATTGTTCCACAATGCCTTCTCCAATGTCATCTGTGCCATCCTGTTTGGATCCCGCTACAACTATGAGGACCAGTCTTTCCAGTCCCTGATGCATATGATATCTGAAACCACAAAAATTAATAATGGCCCCTGGGGCATG ATCTACGATACTATACCCCTAATTAGGAGCTTGCCTCTGCCTTTCCAGAAAGCCTTTGAAAACAGAGACAATGTGAAAGCGTTTTTACTAACCAAAGTGGCTGAGCACAAGGAGACACGGGTCCCAGGACAGCCACGGGACCTAATTGACTGCTATCTTAATGAAATTGAGAAG AGAGGTAATGACGGCTCCTCCTTTGATGAAGGCTTCATGGCGGCCCTCTTGCTGGATCTCTTTGCTGCTGGGACAGACACCAGCTCTACTACTCTTCGTGTGGGCCTCTTGCAGCTCATGGTGCATCCAGATGTGCAAG CACGGTGCCACCAGGAAATCGACAATTTCCTTGGAGAGAGAAAGCAGGTTTGCTATGAGGACAGGCACAGGATGCCCTATGTCCAAGCTGTGATCCACGAAGTGCAGCGTTATGGAAGCATCGTCCCTCTCAGTGTCTTCCACGCCACCACTCAGGACACACAGTTGCTGGGCTACAGTATTCCAAAG GGCACTACCATCATCCCCAACCTGTCCTCTGTGCTGTATGAGGAGGGCCAGTGGAAGTTCCCCCATGACTTCAACCCCTCAAACTTCCTGAACGAGGAGGGGGAGTTTGTGAAACCAGAGGCTTTCGTGCCCTTCTCCCTGG GCCCGCGGATGTGTCTGGGTGAGGGGCTGGCGCGCATGGAGCTCTTCTTGTTCTTGGTGACGCTGCTGCGCCGCTTCCAGTTCCACTGGCCCCAGGACGGCGGGAAGCCCGACCTCACACCTCACTACGGAATCGTCCAGGGACCCAAACCCTACCGACTGAGAGTGAGGCTCAGAGTGCGCCAGTCTGCGTGA